A DNA window from Patagioenas fasciata isolate bPatFas1 chromosome 1, bPatFas1.hap1, whole genome shotgun sequence contains the following coding sequences:
- the MAFF gene encoding transcription factor MafF isoform X2, with protein sequence MNEKNPRGQREEARMAADGLSSKALKVKRELGENTPLLSDEELMGLSVRELNHHLRGLSKEEVARLKQRRRTLKNRGYAASCRVKRVCQKEELQKQKMELEWEVDKLARENAAMRLELDTLRGKYEALQGFARTVAAHGPSAKVATASVITIVKSGTNQAAYS encoded by the exons GGCCAGCGTGAGGAGGCAAGGATGGCTGCAGACGGGCTCTCCAGCAAGGCCCTGAAG GTGAAGCGGGAGCTGGGGGAGAACACACCGCTGCTATCGGATGAGGAGTTGATGGGGCTGTCGGTGCGAGAGCTCAACCACCACCTGCGGGGCCTTTCCAAGGAGGAGGTGGCAAGGCTGAAGCAGCGCCGGCGGACGCTGAAGAACCGGGGTTACGCTGCCAGCTGCCGGGTGAAGCGTGTCTGCCAGAAGGAAGAGCTGCAGAAGCAGAAGATGGAGCTGGAGTGGGAGGTGGACAAGCTGGCGCGGGAGAATGCAGCCATGCGCCTAGAGCTCGACACCCTCCGTGGCAAGTACGAGGCCCTGCAGGGCTTCGCCCGCACCGTGGCTGCCCATGGGCCCTCTGCCAAGGTGGCCACCGCCAGCGTCATCACCATCGTCAAGTCCGGCACCAACCAGGCCGCCTACTCCTAG